The proteins below come from a single Natranaerofaba carboxydovora genomic window:
- the rsxE gene encoding electron transport complex subunit RsxE, translated as MSEGVFSRGILKDNPIFRQGLGLCPVLAVTVAAEYALGMGLATTVVLLGANIVVSLIKDFIPAKVRIPCYIVVIATFVTLVDMFLAAYLPDMHDALGIFIPLIVVNCLILGRAESFASKNSTPKAIIDAFGMGLGFTLGLVMLGLFREILGAGEVFGYPIMHEIFGAFGAQYQSMQVFVSPAGAFFGLGILIAAMNIIYKRLEV; from the coding sequence ATGAGTGAAGGAGTTTTTTCTAGAGGGATTCTTAAAGATAACCCTATCTTCCGCCAGGGACTTGGGCTCTGTCCTGTTCTTGCGGTGACAGTAGCGGCTGAATATGCTCTGGGTATGGGGCTTGCCACAACAGTAGTATTGTTAGGCGCAAATATTGTTGTTTCCCTTATAAAGGATTTTATTCCAGCTAAAGTTAGAATCCCATGTTATATTGTAGTAATAGCGACCTTTGTGACCCTTGTAGATATGTTTTTAGCGGCTTATCTACCTGATATGCATGATGCGCTAGGTATATTTATTCCACTGATTGTTGTTAACTGTTTGATTCTTGGAAGGGCAGAGTCCTTTGCTTCAAAGAACAGTACGCCAAAAGCCATTATAGATGCGTTTGGTATGGGACTTGGTTTTACTTTAGGCCTTGTGATGTTAGGTCTATTTAGAGAGATTTTAGGCGCGGGTGAAGTTTTTGGTTATCCAATAATGCATGAGATATTTGGTGCTTTTGGTGCACAGTATCAATCAATGCAGGTTTTTGTATCCCCAGCTGGAGCATTCTTTGGCTTAGGGATTTTGATTGCTGCAATGAATATTATTTACAAAAGGCTTGAAGTATAA
- the rsxA gene encoding electron transport complex subunit RsxA → MGDLLPIFFGVIFVNNLVLIQFLGICPFMGVSKKVDTSIGMGMAVTFVMTLAAVITWMIHNWILVPFGIEYLQTVSFILVIASLVQFVEMAVEKISPSLYQSLGVFLPLITTNCAIMGLALLNITNEYSLLESAVHGVGGAIGFTIALLLIAGIREQLELAKMNDLVKGISVAFIVAGVISVAFLGFEGVV, encoded by the coding sequence ATGGGAGACTTGCTACCTATCTTTTTTGGTGTTATATTTGTGAATAACCTGGTATTAATCCAGTTTTTAGGTATATGTCCATTTATGGGTGTGTCGAAGAAAGTAGATACTTCAATTGGTATGGGTATGGCAGTTACCTTTGTTATGACTCTCGCTGCAGTTATAACATGGATGATTCACAATTGGATTTTAGTTCCTTTTGGGATAGAATATCTTCAGACCGTTTCTTTTATATTGGTGATAGCTTCACTGGTGCAGTTTGTTGAAATGGCCGTTGAAAAAATTAGTCCTTCTCTTTATCAATCACTCGGGGTGTTTTTGCCTCTGATAACAACCAACTGTGCAATTATGGGCCTTGCTCTACTAAACATTACTAATGAGTATTCCCTTCTAGAATCTGCTGTACACGGAGTTGGTGGAGCTATTGGTTTTACAATTGCACTTCTATTAATTGCTGGCATAAGAGAACAGCTTGAGCTTGCGAAGATGAATGACCTTGTAAAAGGTATATCTGTAGCTTTTATAGTAGCCGGAGTAATATCTGTAGCATTTTTAGGATTTGAAGGCGTGGTTTAA
- a CDS encoding RnfABCDGE type electron transport complex subunit B → MFVYAIVSLGAIGLFFGLVLAFASQVFYVEKDPKIEAISEFLPAANCGACGYPGCGAFAEAVVKGEAGISDCAPGGNDVASKIADVLGVSAAESTEEYVAEVACMGGREYCDEQFVYHGINDCRAAMMYANGFKACDHGCLGLGTCVEVCNFGAITMGDNGIPIMDPDKCTGCNRCKNICPKNVIRMINKKTKHHVRCNSKDKGKVVKRACKIGCIGCGVCAKNCPEEAITVEENLAYIDSHTCTNCGKCIEKCPRDCITDTLDFKTKALS, encoded by the coding sequence ATGTTTGTATATGCAATTGTTAGCTTAGGGGCTATAGGTCTGTTTTTTGGGCTGGTTTTAGCATTTGCTTCACAGGTATTCTATGTTGAGAAAGACCCAAAAATAGAAGCCATCTCAGAATTTTTGCCTGCAGCTAACTGTGGTGCTTGTGGGTATCCAGGTTGTGGTGCATTTGCTGAAGCAGTTGTCAAAGGAGAAGCGGGAATTAGTGATTGTGCTCCTGGTGGCAACGATGTAGCTTCTAAGATAGCTGATGTTTTAGGAGTTTCGGCAGCTGAATCAACTGAAGAATATGTTGCTGAAGTAGCCTGCATGGGTGGTAGAGAATATTGCGATGAACAATTTGTTTATCATGGTATAAATGATTGTCGTGCTGCTATGATGTATGCGAATGGCTTTAAAGCATGTGACCATGGCTGCCTAGGCCTTGGAACTTGCGTAGAAGTCTGTAATTTTGGTGCAATAACTATGGGTGATAATGGAATTCCTATTATGGACCCTGATAAGTGTACCGGCTGTAATAGATGCAAAAATATATGTCCAAAGAATGTAATAAGGATGATCAATAAAAAGACTAAACATCATGTTCGTTGTAATTCAAAAGACAAAGGTAAAGTAGTTAAGAGAGCATGTAAGATAGGTTGTATCGGTTGTGGAGTATGTGCCAAAAATTGCCCAGAAGAAGCGATAACTGTTGAAGAGAATCTAGCATATATTGATAGCCACACATGCACAAATTGTGGCAAATGTATTGAAAAATGTCCACGTGACTGTATAACTGACACCTTGGACTTCAAAACAAAAGCTCTAAGTTAA
- the moaC gene encoding cyclic pyranopterin monophosphate synthase MoaC, with protein sequence MNQENSFTHMNESGRPRMVDVGTKEDTKRKATACGYIYMAEHTLKKIIEGQIKKGDVLNVAQTAGIMGAKKTSEIIPMCHLLMLTGVDIDFEIDEKNNRICIEAAVTTTGKTGVEMEALTAVSTCALTVYDMCKSIDKEMEISDIKLIKKTGGKSGTFIKEK encoded by the coding sequence ATGAACCAGGAAAACAGCTTTACTCATATGAATGAATCTGGTAGACCAAGAATGGTTGATGTAGGAACTAAAGAGGATACTAAAAGAAAAGCCACTGCATGTGGATATATATATATGGCTGAACACACCTTAAAGAAAATTATTGAAGGCCAAATAAAAAAAGGTGATGTGCTAAATGTAGCTCAGACAGCAGGGATTATGGGAGCGAAAAAAACTTCAGAAATTATCCCAATGTGCCATCTATTGATGCTAACTGGTGTAGATATTGATTTTGAAATTGACGAAAAAAATAATAGGATCTGTATAGAAGCTGCTGTAACTACTACTGGTAAAACAGGGGTAGAGATGGAAGCATTAACGGCTGTTAGCACTTGTGCCCTTACAGTTTATGATATGTGTAAGAGCATAGATAAAGAGATGGAGATTTCAGACATTAAATTAATAAAGAAAACCGGGGGAAAAAGCGGGACTTTTATCAAAGAAAAATAA
- a CDS encoding Na+/H+ antiporter subunit E: MSKVVDNSIIGMIFLLIVFWLLILEEFALWKVLIGIACSVLIVLFMKDFVLNRNLRFVLNIKNIISVFRYILALIKEIVIANIQVAQIVLAPKMKIEPALVKFKGKVSKETSKAVLGNSITLTPGTLTVDIDGDNYAIHGLTREYAENPMDWYLVDWLLEMEEEDEVE, encoded by the coding sequence ATGTCAAAAGTAGTAGATAATTCTATAATCGGGATGATATTTCTTTTGATTGTCTTTTGGTTACTGATATTAGAAGAATTTGCACTGTGGAAGGTGCTTATTGGGATTGCTTGTAGTGTGCTGATTGTACTCTTTATGAAGGATTTTGTGTTAAATAGGAATTTGAGGTTTGTACTGAATATTAAGAATATTATTAGTGTTTTCAGATATATCCTGGCGCTTATAAAAGAAATAGTTATTGCAAATATTCAGGTGGCGCAAATTGTGCTTGCTCCAAAAATGAAAATAGAGCCAGCGCTTGTTAAATTTAAGGGTAAGGTAAGTAAAGAAACAAGCAAAGCGGTATTAGGGAACTCTATAACCTTGACTCCCGGAACATTAACAGTCGATATCGATGGTGATAATTATGCTATTCATGGCCTTACCAGAGAATATGCAGAAAACCCTATGGATTGGTACTTGGTTGACTGGCTTTTAGAGATGGAAGAGGAGGATGAAGTGGAATGA
- a CDS encoding monovalent cation/H+ antiporter complex subunit F, giving the protein MISIIDAFAIALVILTILGFVCLYRAYKGPSSADRVVAITVIATKTCTIIASVSFIYQKEFFLDVALVYSLISFIAMIGVAKYLERGSC; this is encoded by the coding sequence ATGATAAGTATAATAGACGCATTTGCCATAGCCCTTGTAATACTGACTATATTAGGATTTGTATGCTTATACAGGGCTTATAAAGGGCCCTCTTCTGCTGATAGAGTTGTAGCTATCACCGTTATTGCTACTAAGACCTGTACTATTATTGCTTCGGTTTCTTTTATTTATCAAAAGGAATTCTTTTTAGATGTGGCTTTGGTTTATTCTCTTATTAGCTTTATAGCAATGATAGGAGTTGCCAAATATCTAGAACGAGGGTCTTGCTAG